A window from Malania oleifera isolate guangnan ecotype guangnan chromosome 7, ASM2987363v1, whole genome shotgun sequence encodes these proteins:
- the LOC131159558 gene encoding uncharacterized protein LOC131159558, translating to MASFQSSSFFSRKVLLLYLLFFLFTCVFCALSEDSQSQSKPSLGKRRALLAKVVQVEVPLVKKKSSSPSPTKNQTKLLKPSTKKSNSIKTTKTQLDFEINWPTKLSNSTKTKLKKLNSTSKSSNYTKPTSLSKKTLDLSKPSTPKNKTANPISPKQTQSQYSSNSKNPDEKKPKTQLKKTTQKPTQPSWIEEEEQDDLVAEFRDLPYKFHQTLLPDIRRISTTSKAYLTKASKEITNGFKPFVGNKYAPAIASAISFAFILIPLLLVSLLFNRIKAYFSLQKILIFIQAYLSIYFSILCLSSLVTGLEPLKFFYATSQSTYVCLQVLQTLGYVFYLLLLLMYLVLVFSTDSGLGPKLLGLGQTFVGYAVGLHYYMAVFHRTVLHQPPKTNWRVHGIYATCFLVICLLAKAERRKKAYLEEGGAEGKLS from the coding sequence ATGGCTTCATTCCAGAGCTCCAGTTTTTTCAGCAGAAAGGTacttcttctttatcttctcttcttcctcttcactTGTGTATTCTGTGCACTTTCAGAAGACTCACAGTCTCAGAGCAAACCCTCTCTGGGTAAGAGAAGAGCCTTACTAGCAAAGGTGGTGCAAGTGGAAGTCCCCTTGGTCAAGAAGAAATCCAGCAGCCCATCCCCCAccaaaaaccaaaccaaactccTTAAACCCTCCACGAAAAAATCAAACTCAATCAAAACAACCAAAACCCAGCTCGACTTCGAGATCAATTGGCCAACAAAACTCTCAAATTCAACCAAAACCAAGCTCAAAAAGCTCAATTCCACTTCCAAATCTTCAAATTACACCAAACCCACTTCACTCTCCAAGAAGACCCTAGATCTGTCCAAACCCAGCACTCCCAAGAACAAAACAGCCAATCCAATTTCCCCCAAACAGACCCAATCTCAGTACTCCAGCAATTCCAAAAACCCAGATGAGAAAAAACCCAAGACACAGCTGAAGAAGACTACCCAGAAACCCACTCAGCCCAGTTGGATTGAAGAAGAGGAACAAGACGATTTGGTGGCGGAATTCAGAGATCTCCCCTACAAATTTCATCAAACACTCTTACCAGATATACGGAGAATTTCCACAACTTCGAAAGCTTATCTCACGAAAGCCAGCAAGGAGATCACGAACGGATTCAAACCCTTTGTGGGTAACAAATACGCACCCGCCATAGCTTCTGCTATCTCCTTCGCTTTCATCTTGATCCCTCTGCTTCTGGTCTCACTCCTCTTCAACAGAATCAAAGCTTACTTCTCTCTGCAAAAGATCCtcatcttcatccaagcttacCTCTCCATCTACTTCTCCATTCTCTGCCTCTCTTCGCTCGTCACGGGGCTCGAGCCATTGAAGTTTTTCTACGCTACTTCGCAGTCCACCTACGTCTGCCTGCAGGTTCTGCAGACTCTGGGGTACGTCTTCTACCTCCTGCTCCTGCTGATGTACCTTGTGCTGGTTTTCTCCACCGACAGTGGGCTGGGCCCAAAGCTCCTGGGCCTGGGCCAGACCTTCGTAGGATACGCCGTGGGCCTGCATTACTACATGGCGGTGTTTCACAGGACGGTGCTGCACCAGCCGCCCAAGACAAACTGGAGGGTTCACGGGATTTACGCCACGTGTTTCCTCGTGATTTGTCTGTTAGCGAAGGCGGAGAGGAGGAAGAAGGCGTACCTCGAAGAAGGTGGCGCAGAAGGAAAGTTGAGCTGA